One window of the Rhinoraja longicauda isolate Sanriku21f chromosome 2, sRhiLon1.1, whole genome shotgun sequence genome contains the following:
- the LOC144610228 gene encoding anterior gradient protein 3-like: MLWIFVPAIFFLAAVTSNHATSLKKRSPQTLSRGWGDDLTWVQTYEEGLFKARKSNKPLMVIHHLEDCRYCKPLKEAFAASTEIQQMADKDFIMLNLMHETTDKNLAPDGKYVPRIIFLDPSLTVRADIAGRYSNRLYTYEPQDVQLLIQNMKRAKRLLTTEL; the protein is encoded by the exons atgctTTGGATATTTGTTCCTGCAATTTTCTTCCTGGCTGCTGTAACATCCAACCATGCCACATCACTTAAAAAAAGATCACCTCAAACTTTGTCAAGAG GTTGGGGAGATGATTTAACATGGGTTCAAACCTATGAAGAAGGCCTATTTAAAGCAAGGAAAAG CAACAAGCCATTAATGGTCATCCATCACCTGGaagactgcagatactgtaaAC CACTGAAGGAAGCTTTTGCGGCAAGTACAGAAATCCAGCAAATGGCTGATAAAGATTTCATCATGTTAAATCTTATG cATGAAACCACTGACAAAAACCTTGCACCCGATGGTAAATATGTACCCCGGATTATCTTTCTAG ATCCTTCTTTGACTGTGAGAGCAGATATTGCAGGAAGATATTCAAACCGTCTCTATACATATGAGCCTCAAGATGTTCAACTCT tGATCCAGAACATGAAGAGAGCAAAACGTTTGTTAACAACTGAGCTATAA